The genomic DNA ATACGGAGTTTTGACATTTACCCAAGCTCGAATCGTCTAGTTGCGGAAGATGGAAAATGGCTTTGGATAAGAGATCCTGCAACATGGGAGACGATTGATTCCCTTCGACCGTGTCAAAAAGCAATAGAAATGTCCGGCGGAGTCATTACCCCCAAGTTTTCGTACGAATCTGACAAGATCATTTACTACACTTTTAAAATCCTGGATTCGGTTTTCCTGCACCGTGTTGACATTGAAAATCATACAGATGAAGAATTGATGATTACTTTTGGTCAACAGGATATATTCTCTCCTGGTCCAGGAGATTCACTTTTTGTCTTGAATGATACAATTTACAACTTCGCCAGCGAGAAGAGAATTTACACCAAGATTAAGCCTTATTGGGTGCAATGGAACCCGGTAAGCGCTAATGAAATACTGATAGCTTCGGGCAAGGATAGCGATCTTTTTTTATTCGACATGGAAACTAAAAAGACACGAAGAATCACCGTTCCACTTTTTGAAGGTTATGTGTCAACAAATGCACAATTTTCTCCAGACGGCAAAAAGATCGCAATTGTGGGTTGTTTTTACGACGGGTATTATACTGGTCATAAATTGTGGCTTATGACACTTTCAAACTAGGAGGTGATGAATTAAGAGGATAAACTAGACCCATTGAGGGGTAAGAGGAACCAACTAACAATTCATAATCAAGGAGAGAAGGATGAAACTCCTGATAAGCTTTGTAGTTACAGTCGGCAGCGAAACGGATACGGTAACGGTAACGGACAGCACTCTTACCCGCTACAACTTCGTGATAGAATCTCCTAGCACTACGATGAGGGTAAAGATAACGGGCACGGACGCCACGCTTGCAAGGCTCATACTATACGAGTCCGACGGCTCCACTCAAGGCTACTACTCGAGAGGAGAGGAAGAAGGACCTTCCGGCCCTAAGCCTCTTGAGTTCAGACTCGATAACGTGATGCCTAACCCGTTCACGAAAACCGCTACCATAAGCTTTGCCATACCTTTAGCCGAGCCTGTGATCTTGAAGATGTACGATGTAACGGGCCGCGAGGTTCGCACGCTTGTCAACGGACCGGTTGCAGCCGGCGTGCACAGCGTTAACTGGGACGCAAGGGATAACCAGGCAAGAGCGGTGGCATCAGGCGTCTACTTCGTTCGAATGGCTACAAAGGACTTCAAGGCAAGCCGCAAGGCAGTGCTCCTGAAGTAACATTCAAACAGAGAAACTAAGCGGGGCGCTATGCGCCCCGCAATTTTATATCCCAAAAGAACGCAGAGCGTTCCTTTGGGAACCCTTGTTAACGTATGATCAAAAACTTGTTTGAGATTATATTCTTTCCAGATACAAACCTGGCGAAGTAAAGGCCTGAAGGCATATCGCGTGTTGACCAATGAAGCTCTCCAGTGTTCAGGTTGATAGCGCTTCTGAACACCTCGCGACCGCAGGCATCAAAGATGGATAGCTCACCACCGATGTCTGGTGCAAACGAGAACGCGACATCCTGAGTGTTAAGAGAAACTTCAAATTGGAAGGGGGTTACGGGTGTTGCGGGTGTTACGGGCTCGTTGATGCCGCTAATAGATTTTGTGACAGTATCATCCGTTGAGAGCTCGTCGAGCTCGAGCATAGGATATGCCCTCAAAGTAAAGGGGCCTCCACCTGTCACTGACCAGGGCTTGAAGGTTACCTGTTTGGATGATTCTTTGGGGATGGATACCTTCAGGGAGTCAACATACACACTTGTCGAGCCGCTCAGTATCTCAGCATAGACGTAGGCATCTTTATCGGCCTTAATGCCTTCGTTCGCAAAGGTTACTATTGGAGTATAGCTCGGACCTGTCAGTTCATCGGAATCTATGCTCTCTGACGCGTAGTCGTAATAGGCAACGCTGCGAAGCACGATGTTATCCCAGGAGACTTCCTGACCGAACCATGTATTTACATCAGAACTTCCCCATGCAGCAAGTTGGACTTCCTCAACGGTATCCTGTTGAGGCCAACCAGGAGGGTTGT from bacterium includes the following:
- a CDS encoding T9SS type A sorting domain-containing protein, translated to MKLLISFVVTVGSETDTVTVTDSTLTRYNFVIESPSTTMRVKITGTDATLARLILYESDGSTQGYYSRGEEEGPSGPKPLEFRLDNVMPNPFTKTATISFAIPLAEPVILKMYDVTGREVRTLVNGPVAAGVHSVNWDARDNQARAVASGVYFVRMATKDFKASRKAVLLK
- a CDS encoding T9SS type A sorting domain-containing protein, which encodes VLSLGLSAKIWVNAIRDPGAELGIGDWSTEIEEYKEGGADSARVSVHDSTRAYEGKYSFLTDTKKTPYVMDAGVNIFCKQVLYVPKAVKDIDTCFWVVNFFDKAKYTHSFYILSRSQEGRYLRWEFGASMPMNNDTFFTITVPFPDSGVWTPYSVDFYHAWTNNPPGWPQQDTVEEVQLAAWGSSDVNTWFGQEVSWDNIVLRSVAYYDYASESIDSDELTGPSYTPIVTFANEGIKADKDAYVYAEILSGSTSVYVDSLKVSIPKESSKQVTFKPWSVTGGGPFTLRAYPMLELDELSTDDTVTKSISGINEPVTPATPVTPFQFEVSLNTQDVAFSFAPDIGGELSIFDACGREVFRSAINLNTGELHWSTRDMPSGLYFARFVSGKNIISNKFLIIR